One genomic region from Labeo rohita strain BAU-BD-2019 chromosome 7, IGBB_LRoh.1.0, whole genome shotgun sequence encodes:
- the cd59 gene encoding CD59 glycoprotein, which translates to MKASVGVCVVFVLALVGIGSAIKCYSCKDYSGTCSKIRNCYYDDACVSVYERGGDTYRQCIKYSECDYSTLAEKFPKISSFKFSCCTSDLCNTAPVSVSSRSVVGILLSLALFWWGVL; encoded by the exons ATGAAAGCCTCTGTTGGAGTGTGTGTGGTGTTCGTTCTGGCTCTAGTGGGGATTG GCTCTGCCATTAAATGTTACTCTTGTAAGGACTACTCAGGCACATGCTCTAAAATTCGAAACTGCTACTACGATGATGCCTGCGTGTCCGTCTACGAGAGAG GCGGTGACACGTACAGGCAGTGTATAAAGTACTCCGAATGTGATTACAGTACACTTGCCGAGAAGTTTCCCAAAATTTCCAGCTTCAAGTTCTCCTGCTGTACCTCTGACCTGTGTAACACAGCACCTGTGTCAGTGTCCAGCCGCTCTGTGGTGGGAATACTGCTCTCACTAGCACTCTTCTGGTGGGGTGTTCTCTAA
- the fbxo3 gene encoding F-box only protein 3 gives MATSIALSLDNLPSDPLLLVLSFLDFRDLISCSFVSRRLNELTGHNPLWKRLCQKHWLLSEADKTHRGLAWKELFREFYADLGRYIDYYSTLKKAWDDLKNYLNQKCPRMIASLKEGVREEELDTIEAQIGCSKLPNDYRCSYRIHNGQKLVVPGLMGSMALSNHYRSEDLLDIETAAGGFQQRKGMRQCLPLTFCFHTGLSQYMALESTEGRTRSEIFYQCPDQLAQDPSAIDMFITGPNFTEWFTSYVDNVVTGEYPIIRDQIFRYVHDKRCVATTGDITVSVSTSFLPELSSVHPPHFFFTYRIRIEMAKSALPENACQLDSRYWKITNANGNVEEVRGPGVVGEFPVMTPGKVHEYASCTTFSTTSEYMEGHYTFHRLKNKEEVFDVSIPRFHMVCPPFRESMVRSSSVSEVSAPYDDENSSDTDDYEEGEMRGMNMADPGGRCPRHV, from the exons ATGGCAACGTCCATAGCGCTCAGCCTGGATAACTTACCGTCTGATCCTCTATTGCTGGTGCTGTCATTTCTGGATTTCCGAGATCTGATAAG CTGCAGTTTTGTAAGTCGTCGACTCAATGAGCTGACAGGCCATAACCCCCTATGGAAGAGACTTTGTCAGAAGCACTGGCTCCTTTCAGA ggcAGACAAAACCCACAGAGGCCTGGCATGGAAGGAGCTGTTTCGGGAGTTTTATGCTGATCTGGGTCGTTACATTGACTATTACAGCACTCTCAAGAAAGCCTGGGATGACCTGAAGAACTACCTGAATCAGAAATGTCCCCGAATGATAGCTTCACTTAAAG AGGGAGTGAGGGAGGAAGAGCTAGACACCATAGAGGCCCAGATTGGCTGTAGTAAACTCCCTAATGACTACCGATGCTCCTATAGGATACACAATGGACAGAAACTGGTGGTCCCTGG GCTGATGGGCAGCATGGCTTTGTCCAATCACTATCGCTCAGAAGACCTGTTGGATATTGAGACAGCAGCGGGGGGATTTCAGCAGAGGAAGGGAATGCGGCAGTGTCTTCCACTCACATTTTGCTTCCACACCGGCCTCAGCCAGTACATGGCTTTAGAGAGCACAGAGGGACGAACACGCAGTGAGATCTTCTATCAATGCCCG GATCAACTGGCACAAGATCCTTCTGCGATTGACATGTTCATTACGG GTCCTAACTTTACTGAGTGGTTTACTTCGTATGTTGACAATGTTGTAACAGGAGAATACCCCATCATTCGGGACCAGATCTTCAG GTATGTTCATGACAAGCGCTGTGTGGCAACCACTGGTGACATCACAGTATCGGTCTCTACCTCCTTCCTGCCAGAGCTGAGTTCAGTCCATCCACCACACTTTTTCTTCACCTATAGAATCAG GATTGAGATGGCAAAATCGGCCCTGCCAGAGAATGCATGTCAGCTAGACAGTCGGTACTGGAAGATCACAAATGCAAATGGAAATGTGGAGGAAGTCCGTGGCCCTGGTGTTGTGG GTGAGTTTCCGGTGATGACACCCGGTAAAGTTCACGAGTACGCTAGCTGCACCACATTTTCCACCACCTCTGAGTACATGGAGGGCCATTATACATTCCACCGGCTCAAGAACAAAGAGGAAGTGTTTGACGTTTCAATTCCACGTTTCCACATGGTGTGCCCACCATTCCGTGAATCGATGGTGCGGTCG AGCTCAGTCAGTGAGGTGTCTGCTCCTTATGATGATGAGAATTCATCGGACACAGATGACTATGAGGAGGGAGAAATGCGTGGCATGAACATGGCTGACCCAGGAGGACGCTGCCCTCGGCATGTCTAA